One genomic segment of Occultella kanbiaonis includes these proteins:
- a CDS encoding alpha/beta hydrolase family protein, whose product MPSLGFRDNLDGYVDVSMDLLRHVAARTETELARGRADLLAADSPELVRAHQAATRAAVAAGIGGEVATDGYGTCPPVSWGERIETAQHTVDTLILESLPGVPVTANLYRPVVTGSARGSSVPGGTGPAVLFVCGHAGLAKADPEYQAVCGRLADAGFVVLAIDPWGQGERLGYLDADAHPLVAGGTTEHTYAGIQSWWLGESPARYFVHDARRAIDLLTHLPEVDPARIGITGNSGGGMLSTLMMALEPRLAAAAVGTYLTSRSSYLWTGQRQDAEQVLLGGTGNGVDHADLLAVMAPRPVAVLAAEFDFFPIEGTLDSVALAQRAYDAFGAPDALRLARAHSTHRYAPELASAAVEFFGWALAGAAPPGSAAHPGSEAAPPGSTAPVAPPARAALATPGGATSAATTDPAATSDRADAPDRAAVSDGAAEPELLDPARLACTPSGQVALDHPDARFLYDLNLATYDALPEPTPAAAVAWLRDRVADGRRPAGPPNARWLPGPSGTAHALWRAETDLWGAGVLLPADQTPTGGTRAVHVLLLEEGTRAFTDDHPLARRADPRDLVLALDVRGHGALTPRDKDGLPATDQASSTYKLLCDLLWLGDSLTAARVHDVTRAVDMLLTDTHLARTYPGLATDSPVHLHGEGAGAFLAVLAAAVDERVRTVHVRDEVVEPDRIMRTRRYDEGRGGWQWVLPAMMRRAPLRVLRAALGDRLVAAPA is encoded by the coding sequence TTGCCCTCGCTCGGCTTCCGAGACAACCTCGACGGCTACGTGGACGTCTCGATGGATCTGCTCCGGCACGTGGCCGCGCGCACCGAGACGGAACTGGCCCGGGGTCGGGCCGACCTCCTCGCGGCGGACTCCCCCGAGCTGGTCCGCGCGCACCAGGCGGCCACCCGAGCCGCGGTGGCGGCAGGGATCGGCGGGGAGGTGGCCACCGACGGCTACGGCACCTGCCCGCCGGTGAGCTGGGGAGAACGCATCGAGACCGCCCAGCACACCGTCGACACGCTGATCCTTGAGTCCCTTCCGGGCGTGCCCGTGACGGCGAACCTGTACCGGCCGGTCGTCACCGGGTCCGCCCGTGGCTCGTCGGTGCCGGGCGGCACGGGTCCTGCGGTGCTGTTCGTCTGCGGGCACGCGGGCCTCGCCAAGGCCGATCCCGAGTACCAGGCCGTATGCGGGCGGCTGGCCGACGCCGGGTTCGTGGTTCTCGCGATCGACCCATGGGGACAGGGGGAGCGGCTCGGTTACCTCGACGCCGACGCTCACCCGCTCGTCGCCGGCGGGACCACGGAACACACCTACGCCGGGATCCAGTCCTGGTGGCTCGGCGAGTCCCCGGCTCGCTACTTCGTGCACGACGCGCGCCGGGCGATCGACCTGCTCACGCACCTGCCCGAGGTGGATCCTGCCCGGATCGGTATCACCGGCAACAGCGGCGGCGGAATGCTGTCCACCCTCATGATGGCCCTCGAGCCACGGTTGGCCGCCGCCGCGGTCGGCACCTACCTGACCAGCCGGTCGTCCTACCTGTGGACCGGACAGCGCCAGGACGCCGAGCAGGTCCTGCTCGGCGGCACCGGCAACGGCGTCGACCACGCGGACCTCCTCGCAGTCATGGCGCCACGGCCCGTGGCGGTGCTCGCCGCCGAGTTCGACTTCTTCCCGATCGAGGGCACGTTGGACTCGGTCGCCCTCGCCCAGCGGGCCTACGACGCGTTCGGCGCACCTGACGCACTGCGGCTCGCACGCGCGCACAGCACCCACCGGTACGCGCCGGAGCTGGCGAGCGCCGCCGTCGAGTTCTTCGGCTGGGCGCTCGCCGGAGCGGCGCCGCCAGGATCGGCGGCACACCCGGGATCGGAAGCGGCGCCCCCGGGGTCGACGGCGCCGGTGGCGCCGCCGGCCCGGGCCGCCCTTGCGACGCCGGGCGGTGCCACCTCGGCCGCCACGACCGACCCTGCCGCGACGTCCGACCGCGCCGACGCGCCCGACCGGGCCGCCGTGTCCGACGGCGCCGCCGAACCAGAACTGCTCGATCCTGCTCGGTTGGCCTGCACGCCATCGGGCCAGGTCGCCCTCGACCACCCGGACGCCCGGTTCCTGTACGACCTGAATCTGGCCACCTACGACGCGCTACCCGAACCGACCCCGGCGGCCGCGGTGGCCTGGCTACGGGACCGGGTCGCCGACGGACGCCGACCGGCCGGCCCACCCAACGCGCGGTGGCTGCCGGGACCGTCGGGGACCGCCCACGCGCTCTGGCGCGCGGAGACCGACCTCTGGGGTGCCGGCGTCCTGCTACCCGCCGACCAGACCCCGACCGGCGGCACGCGGGCCGTGCACGTGCTCCTGCTCGAGGAGGGCACCAGGGCATTCACCGACGACCACCCGCTCGCTCGACGCGCCGACCCGCGCGACCTCGTCCTCGCGCTCGACGTGCGCGGGCACGGCGCCCTGACGCCACGCGACAAGGACGGCCTGCCGGCCACCGACCAGGCGAGCTCGACCTACAAGCTCCTCTGCGACCTGCTCTGGCTCGGCGACTCCCTCACCGCCGCCCGCGTCCATGACGTCACCCGCGCCGTCGACATGCTCCTGACCGACACCCACCTGGCTCGCACCTACCCGGGCCTTGCCACCGACAGCCCGGTTCACCTGCACGGGGAGGGAGCCGGCGCCTTCCTCGCGGTGCTCGCGGCCGCCGTCGACGAACGGGTCCGGACCGTGCACGTGCGCGACGAGGTCGTCGAGCCGGACCGGATCATGCGGACCCGCCGCTACGACGAGGGCCGCGGCGGCTGGCAGTGGGTGCTGCCCGCAATGATGCGCCGCGCGCCGCTGCGGGTCCTGCGTGCGGCGCTCGGCGACCGGCTCGTCGCCGCCCCCGCCTGA